A stretch of DNA from Arachis hypogaea cultivar Tifrunner chromosome 19, arahy.Tifrunner.gnm2.J5K5, whole genome shotgun sequence:
GGCGGCCCGGAGATTCTACAATGAGAATTTTAGGGACCCTGGGACGCGCCTCAGCAAGGTTCTTGCTGCTTCTGGAGGTAATAATCTGGAAACGCCGTGTTTTCGAGGTTCCGGTACTAGTTAGTTAGTCAGTTAGCAAGTTGTTACGCGATAATTTATGCAATTAAGTTTTTGGTTCTATGCTTATATATGAAATGGAATTATCCAAACACTTTATGATTTCGTAGTTGCATCGAGAAGAAGTTGTGAGGAACTTATATTTGAAGGCAAGGTTACTGTCAATGGTTCTGTATGCAGTACTCCTCAGGTAAGTTTCTtggtttattttttcttgataaattaggtaagaatataattttttatgtacatttTATCATGTAATGGTTTCGTTCGTCACGTGAAGAATTTTATCGACATTGCAGACTAGAGTTGATCCTGCAAAAGATGTTATCTACGTGAATGGGAGCCGTCTTCCTAAGAGGCTGCCTCACAAGGTGTATCTTGCCTTGAACAAGCCAAAAGGGTATTTGTTCTTTATGTTTCTCTTGGATTTATATTTAGTTTCTTCCGGTTGTGCCTCCTTATGCAACGATGCGACTGCATTTCAACAGGTACATATGCTCATCTGGGGAGAATGAGTCCAAGTCTGTTGTAAGTCTATGTGATGATTTTCTGAAGACCTGGGTATGTGCCACTCTGAGCTTCATTGATCATTTATATTTAGTACAAGTCTTGTCAGGGTGGCATTGTGATTGGCAATGGAGTTGGTTTACTTGTTTGATCTTTTACTCATACTTTGTTTTAATTCTGGTATGTTTATGGGGTTCCCATTTGGGCTTCTCATATGTGAATATCTTTGTAATTGTAAGCGCTCAATGAGCCTAGAAACACTTCCTAACACTAGACGGGGATGCGCTTTTCTCAACCTAAATTTCTTTGGACCAATAAAGTGGTGCAATCATGATTAGACAATTAGTTCTGAATTTTTACCGTATCAGCTATTCCAAAGAATTCTAGACCATCTTTGAGCTGTTGTAGTTTTTTCGTTTCATATTTCATGCTGTATCTCCTTTTTGAAGTTTATGGAAGGTCTTTTTTCCATTTCTAACGAAGTCTTCATTAACAACcatgaatatatttatttacaggGTAAAAACCATCCAGGAGTACCCACACCAAGGTTATTTACTGTAGGGCGCCTTGATGTTGCTACAACTGGGTTGATTATTGTGACTAATGATGGCAAGTGATTCCCGTGAAAGTAATTTTGTTTCTTGTAAAAGTGGTTCTTgtaataaatcaaatacaaacaTGAACAGTTTCTTCCAAGGCCTTATCCAGTGTTGTTGTTTGCAGGAGATTTTGCCCAAAAACTTTCACATCCATCATCTAATTTAACAAAAGAGTGAGTTGAACGCATTTACTGGTCTTTTACTCTTTTCCTGTGGCACAAATATTCTGCTTCTATTAATGCATGGTCTCTGGGAAGAAGAAAATCTTCATTCCTATCAATTCTCCCACTTATGAATTAATTTGTTACATCAGATACATTGCAACAGTTGAGGGTTCGGTTTATAAGAGGCATTTAATTGCCATAAGTGAAGGAACAACCATTGATGACGTCCATTGTGTACCTGATAGTGTGGAACTACTTCCACGTTTGCCTGACGTGCAACGATCTCGTCTTCGCATTGTGGTAAATATTATCTAATTTGGCCTGCTATAGCTGTTCTAGTACCCAGTAGTGCTTTTGAATTGAGATTCTCTAAAGGATGGCATGGTATATCTCGTGAGTCGTGAAATAAAATATTTCAGTACATATGGTTGAAATGTTgcctttaattatgtattatgtAATGTTAATGTCATAGGCTGTATGTAGTATGCTATAAAAGCCTGAATACGTAGACtcctttatataaaaataagtatgTCTTTTCTTGAGTTAGTCATCTGTTTCAATGTTTCAATACTTAGATGATATTGTATACAAGTTTGACTGATTTTTCTTAGAACTATGAGCAgagtaggggtgagcacgggtagcgggtacccgattacccacccgaacccgaaccaaaccaatcaAATTGGTCTGAACCGACGGGTAATCGGGtccaacccgaaccaaaccaatgaCATTTGCTGAtgattggttcgggtatcggttttgggggcgcggaacccgaaccaacccgTATACccgatcatatatatatatatatgactttttatGTGTTTTCTAACTCATAACCATAATCCTATCTCACTAATGTTTAGATTTTAATGTGTTTTGGTTTTAGCTTCTTTCAAAAATTATTCACTAGACTTTTGTATTTAACTTCTAATATTTCTATtgcacttttatattttcattagacaagattatttactattaatatgtttggattttgatgagtttagtttttaatgtatttggtatttAATATGTTTGCATTATTTCtgttgatgttacatgtttattgtatttcttgaatttttaagataaaaatttgccaatttggccttttttatgaatttcaaagtcatcgggtacccactacccgaaccgaaccaatccgctcttaatcggtttggtttggttcggatacaAGCACAAAAAAACgcaaatccgaaccaaaccaaaccaattactttttgatcggttcggttctaattttaccTTGAACCCGAACCAAATCGACCCGTGCTCATCCCTAGAGCAGAGTGACACTTGCCTGAATTGCTACAGTATATTAGTGACAAATTCTTTTTCCTCCTCTTGGGTTTTTTTATTTCTGGATGTTCAATATTATTCTGTGTTCAGCAGTATTGTCTAAGAATATACATAGTTTTTACTAGCTTGCCATGATGTCAAATTTTTCATGTGATATAGCAGTACTGTTTTGGATTTAAGTGATAACTGGAGTTGGCATCCTTCTTGTCTCAAAATGCCCTCATTTTAGTATGTTGCATTATTTACTCTATATACTTGTGATTTGTCAGATAATGTAAAAACACATTTTTATTTGCTTCCTTGCTTCAATTCTGATTCTTGTAGGTTCACGATGGAAGGAAACATGAAGTTCGTGAACTTGTAAAGTGTGCTGGACTTGAGGTATGTGCTGCCATTAACATCCCtttaaaccctaaaaccttattatTTGGGTTATTGGCTTGTGCTCTGAACTTGTCTGTAGGTTCCAGTTTGTGGTATTTTACTATGGTTTCATAAATACCACGGTTTCATAACATGATATCTTTGCATGTCGTGCTGATGTTGGTCGCTACCAAATCCAATATTCGTCAACTATGAACTATTGATGACCTATTCCTACGTTGGTTTTCTGATTTACATTTCATATTTCAGATTTATTCATTAAAGCGAGTACGCATTGGTGGTTTCAAACTTCCATCAGATCTTGGGTAATTGTCATGCATCTACTTTCCCTTTATTAAGTCCCTTCATGTTTCATTTGGTAGTTGTCGTGGTATTCAAATACAATTAAATCTTCGATTGAATTCTCTTGTAGTTAAATGAATTTATGGTTTAATCTGTTGTATTTTCCAGTATAGGGAAGTATGTTGAGCTAAATCCAGAAAATCTGAAGGCATTGGGGTGGAAGAGTTAAAAAAGGTTGCTCTCGAACTGTTGGGTTTAAAATATTCGCCATCAGTGAGACTAAACTGCTCGGAAGCTATTATCGAAGAATTTGCCAATGCGATGGTTTTTGTTTGGTTGGGGCTGTCCGCCTGATAGCTGGTGCATTTCACATTTCGTGGGAGTTTTGAAATTAGCAGAGCAGAGTGCTTTTCTTGAGATTGACATCAAACAAAACTGATGTTGCAATCAATCATATCTGGAAGACTTGGGAAAAAGATTAGATTACTCCATAGCAGTTGTACGAGTCTTTCTTATGACTGAAGTTTGGGGGGATTGCTGGTATATTTGATTTAAAGACCTTGTTCCTGACTGGACAGTAAATGGAACTAGTTTAACTATTTAGGGTCTGTTCaaatgagagggtttgttttgaTAACTTGGATGCTAAGTTATAAATGTATGCATGAAAGAAAAAGAGACGtttgtttaattattctgtcaTAGACTTATAGTGTCAAGCACCAGTCGAGTGTCGAATTTCTATCGATGCATTTCAGCAATTTAGATTAAATCTTTAGGCAAAAAAAAAAGGCAACATCAGgtagttaaaaattaatttcttataagATTTAGTGGAAGTTCAAGTGTTCAACATCCGGGTCCTATAATAATAGCAAGAATAATCAGCTATaatgtagtatatttttattttattttatttcccggACAACAGTTATAAATTATAATCGTCTTCTGCCTCTCGACAAAATTTCAGTTTAACTAAAATAGGCAACACAATTATAGAAGGAATACAGGATCTTTGGCATGAAAAATAATATACACTCGATTTTCAGGTTCTTGATATTGGCCTGAAATGAAATGAATTCCCAACTCAACCGAAAAGGAAAACAGCACCCAAAAATTGACACATCACATGATCAATTAATTACATACAAATCAGAGGGAAAATGGAACCGCTATCATCGAGGGCAGAACCGTAACTATATTTAAACTAGGGGCCCACCCAGTTCTAACTTCACCAAAAACTGGACATCTACAACGGGGTTGTTCCATCACCATTGTTTTCAGAAACAACATTCAGAAATCTGTGCTGCTAGCTGCCCACCGTACGAAAACAAACTATGGAATATCAACAAATGAATGAACACACTACCACACTAAAGTGATAACAATTCAGATATTCGATCTCGACCGTCAGGAGGAATCTCCCTTCCAGGGACCTGAACCTTAAGAAGTTTGGCATACCTGCAGAAATTTAATGTTAATAGAAATTCAATGATTCGAAGAAAATGGGGATAATAAGCAGTTTTTCAATCAACTTACTGAGAAGCACTAAACAAGTGTACATGTTCCGTAATGAATGAAAGCAAGGCCTGTGTCAGAAATAGGAATAGCAAGATAAGATGACCtgctaaaaattaaaatcaatatgaAGCCATCGGTTCAGTTTGCTTGCCTCAAATGGCATGTTTAATAGTTCATAGTAGGTGCGGACTCGATCCAACCTCTGTTGGACTGCTTCACTATCTATGGATGGAATTGCCGCTAGCGCCTGCAAAATGACCATTATTGTCACTATGGCAGTCAAATTTCAGCGTGGGAGTTTTGTTCTTTTTAAATCCCCATGTATTTCCAATTTCATCTTTGTACCACTAATTCTGATTGATTTTATGTGTCAGTACAGCTCCAACAGAcgacttttaatttttattttttccaatGTCTCTCAGAAACTTTAAGGCGAATAGTAAGAAAAAACATTAATTACCTGTTCCAATGCAATGGAATTTCGACATATCTGCTGAACTCCAAAAAGATTAATAGAATCCATATCCCCCAAAGCCTATAAATAATAAGTTTACCCTATCATTAGcagtgaaatgaaaaaaaaaataacacaaatgTTTAAACTGAAGATACATCctcaaacattaaaaaaaaaaaaagtggagtGTTCCTCTACAATAAAGGTGAAAAATGTAGGAAACTATATATGCATACCTGAATAAATTTATGTGCTGCAACAAAACAAATTCCTCCAAATATGTAACTCCGTTTTGCATTTGAAACAAAAGGAGCTATTTCTTCATCTCTCTCAGTAATCTGGAGGTCCCACAAAAAAGTAAAGATAAACAGTTTGCCTAGCATAAACACATGCTACATCTTTGAATCATTAAACAGGAATACCAAGCCTCATAAAAGTTCACCATTACGTTTCAGTTACTCTCTTTTTAGGTTTCGAGGTTTGAGATTGATTATAACATTTTAGAATTTTGGATTAGCTGGTTTAGTAAGTTAGTGTTACAAGTTATTATGATATTTAGTTACTCCTGcaatgttttttcttgatccaatcCAGATAAAACTAAGAATATTCACGAAGACAACCACATTATGCAAAGATAAAAGGAGCACCAGTGAAGTGAGCGCAATGATGAAGTCATCTGGCTCTTCAGCATCTTGGTCATCCAAGTAAGTTTTAGATCCCATATCCTGCCCAAAATTGTGATACTCAGAATAAATGGAGCAATTAACTATCAAAGTGTTATTCCTTCCACAGATATAGACAAACAATAATGCTGGTGACAAACCTGTATGTGAAATACTGTTGTTAATTGCATCTCTACACGTAAAACCTTTAGACAATCAACAGCCAATTTCCTATAATCTTGAGCAAATGATGCAAGAGTCCTTGGAGGCGCACTGTCTGAACGAGCATGATGATAGTTTCCTTCAACATGATTTGAGCTTTGAGTTGCCTGTCCAAGCCTGCAAATTGCACAAAATTTATGCACCACAAAAATACTGCCCTATGAATGAAAAGAAGGATATAATTTCTTTCATTTAGGAATCAATAAGTCGAGCCCTATAACATATTGCTTATATGGCTAAGATAATCTTATATAAACACATGGGCATTCCTCCACCTTTGTGGTGGGTTTGAAAGTGTACTTAGGTCTGCAAACTTGAGGTGTTCTAGTTAGGTCCACAATCTTGAGATGGTATCAGGTATCATCATTGATATTGGGTCACCCACACATTTGACCACACCTACAAAGTTCACACACCAGATATCCAATGCCAGGTGTTCGGGGAATGTGTGTTAAGTCCCACTATCACTTAATGATATGACTAGGATAGGCTTTCTAACCACTTAGGCATCTTTTTGGACAAAGTTCACATGGACCATGCAGAAACCGAACCAACCCAGAGTTGCACACAGGCCAGTATCACAGATCACAGACTCTTAGCAAGCAGATTTGTGCAAGTATTGCAGACCGAGTTACACACAACAGAAAATCTGGACTCTAGAGCTGCTAGCAAAAAAGCAAAGGTTTTTTACTGCTAGTTGGGCAACTGTATACCGATTTCCTGCTTTACCCAGAATGATGGTCTGGGTATAATAGGCTGCATCATGGATTCTAAAAAGATTGCAATTTTACTCAGAGCTCCACTACAATATCCGGAAAACAAAGTTGTTTCCACGTGGAATCATTGCAAGTGCCCAAACTAATATAATTATGTAATTGTTCGATCTAAATGACAATCTTAATAGTCTTGCATATATTCTTGGTTTATATGCAGTATATGCagcagttaaaatttaaaaaaactcacCTTTCAATTGAGTCTGCAACATACTCCAACGAGTCACTAAGAGATGCTAACAAAATAAGCTTGTTTCCATCATGAATTAGGTTTTCCTGAAGCAAAACTACAACAAGGTAACTGGCAATGCATAATAACGAGAACAACTTTTAgcaaaaatgtaaaacatgaaaaTCCGTTCCAAGTCGGTAAAATAAATAccaaaaatcaagaaggaaaaaaaattatatcaataagAAAAGTAACTTATTAGCATAAACGAAGTCACAAACCTGCTTAATGGGACACAAACGCAGCAGTTGTTCACTTAGTTCTAATTCAGCCTCAATTGTTTCAGCGTCAGAGGAATTACTTTGCATGTTAGATTGATCAAGTACATTCGGTAAATATGCACTTGAGGGGTCTAGCCTCATCAATTTTTCAATATCATGCCTCCCAATAAGCATATAACTCTGCTTCTCAAGAACAGCCTGAAATACAATTTGACTTAAGTATTAGAAAATAGTACATCAGAATGCCACTATGGAAAAACTAACATTTATAGATTTGTTAAGGAGCTCTCTTCTAACTCTGTAAGTGGTAAGGAGCATGCACATATAAAGCTCCACAACTAACAATCTCAAGACCAACTCAAATTCAAGAGTTGAAACCATTAGTGTAACTGTGTAAGCACTAAATGGTTTTAATCTCCCATGACATCCACTCACAAAAACATCCCTTCCGATCATTAAAGGGTATATTTGTACTGATAGTAAATGAATTATAGTGAGCAAACTTGTGACCACTGACCAATAGGCCATAACTGTCTTTTGATTCTCAGTACTGTTCAGCCAATAGGTCATAACTGTCTTTTGATCCCCTAAAACTTATGCTTTGTTCCCGTTTCTGTATAAATTCTACTTGAATGATGTATTTCCTAAGTGGTATATTTCTCTTTCACTTTGCTGAAAGTTTGTCCCAAAGGAGGGATAAAAGTACCTCCATGTATGAAGCCCGGCATCTTTCATAAGTCCTCTCCAGAAAAGTTTCCACATACTTCACAAGATCACTAGCAAATTTGGGCATTGCTTGTGCCCAGCCAAGCACCTGCAGCAAATTAGATCCAGTAAATTAAAAGGGAGCATATCTGCATTCTCAAACTACAGATGAAATTAAATATCAAGGATAGTCATCAAATAATGTTCAAGCTAGCCAACTGGGATTAGCCTAAATGGGGTAGATGATTAGGATAGAGTTCCCCCTTCCCTTGTACCCTGGGTTTAAAACCCCCTTTCTTTGtactctaaaaaataaaataataatgttcAAGCTCCAAATCCCATTTGTCCT
This window harbors:
- the LOC112776137 gene encoding putative ribosomal large subunit pseudouridine synthase SVR1, chloroplastic, translated to MAASAASTVAAAATMAALTLHRFSKSNSSFRTLPRLTCSLSSSSSPPLKFNISFAPPKPKPKPNPGPETDPEDDDTGPDQFLVPWIVRGEDGNLKLQTQPPARLLNAIATAETGSKKKTKKSEKEVKATTTSPPQRSKAARRFYNENFRDPGTRLSKVLAASGVASRRSCEELIFEGKVTVNGSVCSTPQTRVDPAKDVIYVNGSRLPKRLPHKVYLALNKPKGYICSSGENESKSVVSLCDDFLKTWGKNHPGVPTPRLFTVGRLDVATTGLIIVTNDGDFAQKLSHPSSNLTKEYIATVEGSVYKRHLIAISEGTTIDDVHCVPDSVELLPRLPDVQRSRLRIVVHDGRKHEVRELVKCAGLEIYSLKRVRIGGFKLPSDLGIGKYVELNPENLKALGWKS